A genomic window from Streptomyces sp. NBC_01429 includes:
- a CDS encoding formimidoylglutamate deiminase, translated as MTTPPQPAAPRADRSYWLEHAWLEHARLTTAAAGDSAGVTASAGPTAAVRASSAAAPSATPPTTPRVESGVLVTVADGRIAEVRTGVGAPPPGATALRGLTLPGLANAHSHAFHRALRSSVQVGSGTFWTWREVMYGVADRLTPDSYHALARAVYAEMALAGITAVGEFHYLHHAPGGAPYADPNAMGEALIEAAAEAGIRITLLDTAYLSSGFGAAPDRHQLRFSDGTADAWAARCSVVKDRGHARIGAAIHSVRAVPAGQLSTVARWAQERRAPLHVHLSEQTAENDACQDAYGRTPTRLLADHGVLGPGTTAVHGTHLTDEDIALLGSTRTGTCMCPTTERDLADGIGPAARLQRAGSPLSLGSDSHAVIDILEEARAMELDERLRTRTRGHWTAAALLRAATADGHAALGWHEAGRIEPGALADLTTIALDSVRTAGPEPRLGAETAVFAASAADVRHTVVGGRHLVRDGVHTLVPDVPAALAESVAALRG; from the coding sequence ATGACGACCCCGCCGCAGCCGGCCGCCCCCCGCGCCGACCGCTCCTACTGGCTGGAGCACGCCTGGCTGGAACACGCCCGGCTCACCACCGCAGCGGCGGGCGACAGCGCGGGCGTCACCGCCTCGGCCGGCCCGACAGCCGCTGTGCGGGCCAGCTCAGCCGCCGCCCCCTCGGCCACCCCTCCGACCACCCCGCGCGTCGAGTCCGGGGTGCTCGTCACCGTCGCCGACGGCCGGATCGCCGAGGTCCGCACCGGCGTCGGGGCCCCGCCGCCCGGGGCCACGGCGCTGCGCGGGCTCACGCTGCCCGGCCTGGCCAACGCCCACTCCCACGCCTTCCACCGCGCCCTGCGCTCCTCCGTCCAGGTCGGCTCCGGCACCTTCTGGACCTGGCGCGAGGTCATGTACGGCGTCGCGGACCGGCTCACGCCCGACTCGTACCACGCGCTCGCCCGCGCCGTGTACGCCGAGATGGCACTCGCCGGCATCACCGCCGTCGGCGAGTTCCACTATCTGCACCACGCGCCCGGCGGGGCGCCCTACGCCGACCCGAACGCCATGGGGGAGGCCCTGATCGAGGCCGCAGCCGAGGCCGGGATCCGGATCACCCTCCTCGACACGGCCTATCTCTCCTCGGGCTTCGGCGCCGCCCCCGACCGCCACCAGCTCCGCTTCTCCGACGGCACGGCGGACGCCTGGGCCGCACGCTGTTCAGTTGTCAAGGATCGCGGCCACGCCAGGATCGGCGCGGCCATCCACTCCGTACGGGCCGTCCCCGCCGGGCAGTTGAGCACGGTCGCGCGGTGGGCCCAGGAGCGGCGGGCCCCGCTCCATGTACACCTTTCCGAGCAGACCGCCGAGAACGACGCCTGCCAGGATGCCTACGGCCGGACGCCCACCCGGCTCCTCGCCGACCACGGAGTCCTCGGCCCCGGCACCACCGCTGTCCACGGCACGCACCTCACCGACGAGGACATCGCCCTGCTCGGCTCCACCCGGACCGGCACCTGTATGTGTCCCACCACCGAGCGCGACCTCGCCGACGGCATCGGACCGGCCGCCCGCCTCCAGCGCGCGGGCTCCCCGCTGTCGCTCGGCAGCGACAGCCACGCCGTGATCGACATCCTCGAAGAGGCGCGCGCGATGGAACTGGACGAGCGCCTGCGCACCAGGACCCGGGGCCACTGGACCGCCGCCGCGCTGCTGCGCGCCGCCACCGCCGACGGGCACGCCGCCCTCGGCTGGCACGAGGCGGGCCGGATCGAGCCGGGCGCGCTCGCGGATCTCACCACGATCGCCCTGGACTCGGTCAGGACAGCCGGACCGGAACCCCGGCTCGGCGCGGAGACCGCCGTATTCGCCGCCTCCGCGGCTGATGTACGCCATACGGTCGTGGGCGGCCGGCACCTCGTACGGGACGGGGTCCACACCCTGGTCCCCGACGTCCCCGCCGCGCTCGCCGAATCCGTCGCCGCCCTGCGCGGCTGA
- the hutI gene encoding imidazolonepropionase: MTTTALTNIASLVTNDPSLGDGTPIGLIQDAAVVIDGDRIAWVGESSKAPATDNALDAGGRAVVPGFVDSHSHLVFAGDRTQEFNARMSGRAYSAGGIRTTVAATRAATDAELSANVARYLAEALRQGTTTQETKSGYGLTVHDEARALRIAREQTDEVTYLGAHIVPPDPAYATDPAAYVALVTGEMLDACAPHARWIDVFCEQGAFDGDQARAILTAGRAKGLHPRVHANQLSYGPGVQLAVELDAASADHCTHLTDADVDALAHSDTVATLLPGAEFSTRAAWPDARRLLDAGATVALSTDCNPGSSFTSSMPFCIALAVRDMGMTPDEAIWSATAGGAAALRRQDIGRLTPGARADLVLLDAPSHVHLAYRPGVPLVTAVWRGGRRSTPVDAPTPGRPLP, from the coding sequence ATGACGACCACAGCCCTCACCAACATCGCCAGTCTGGTCACCAACGACCCCTCCCTCGGTGACGGAACCCCCATCGGTCTGATCCAGGACGCGGCCGTCGTCATCGACGGCGACCGCATCGCCTGGGTCGGTGAATCAAGCAAAGCACCCGCCACTGACAACGCCCTCGACGCGGGCGGCCGGGCCGTCGTCCCCGGCTTCGTCGACTCCCACTCCCACCTCGTCTTCGCGGGCGACCGCACTCAGGAGTTCAACGCCCGGATGTCCGGCCGCGCCTACTCCGCCGGCGGCATCCGCACCACCGTCGCCGCCACCCGCGCCGCGACCGACGCCGAGCTGAGCGCCAACGTCGCCCGGTACCTCGCGGAGGCCCTGCGCCAGGGCACCACCACCCAGGAGACCAAGTCGGGGTACGGCCTCACCGTCCACGACGAGGCCCGCGCCCTGCGCATCGCCCGCGAACAGACCGACGAGGTCACCTACCTCGGCGCCCACATCGTGCCGCCCGACCCCGCGTACGCCACCGACCCCGCCGCGTACGTCGCCCTCGTCACCGGCGAGATGCTCGACGCCTGCGCGCCCCACGCCCGCTGGATCGACGTCTTCTGCGAGCAGGGCGCCTTCGACGGCGACCAGGCCCGCGCGATCCTCACCGCGGGCCGTGCCAAGGGCCTGCACCCCCGCGTCCACGCCAACCAGCTGTCGTACGGCCCCGGCGTCCAGCTCGCCGTCGAACTCGACGCCGCCTCCGCCGACCACTGCACCCACCTCACCGACGCCGACGTCGACGCGCTCGCCCACAGCGACACGGTCGCCACGCTGCTCCCCGGCGCCGAGTTCTCCACCAGGGCCGCGTGGCCCGACGCCCGCAGGCTGCTCGACGCGGGCGCGACCGTCGCGCTCTCCACCGACTGCAACCCGGGCTCCTCGTTCACCTCCTCCATGCCCTTCTGCATCGCCCTCGCCGTACGCGACATGGGCATGACCCCGGACGAGGCGATCTGGTCGGCCACCGCGGGCGGCGCGGCCGCCCTGCGCCGCCAGGACATCGGCCGGCTGACCCCCGGCGCCCGCGCCGACCTCGTCCTCCTCGACGCCCCGAGCCATGTCCATCTCGCGTACCGCCCGGGGGTCCCGCTCGTCACGGCGGTCTGGCGCGGCGGCAGGCGGTCCACTCCCGTGGACGCGCCAACGCCCGGACGCCCGCTCCCGTAG
- a CDS encoding DUF6415 family natural product biosynthesis protein, whose protein sequence is MTDDRTGGTGENAHTTQSTPTAHPTNTPSSTFPSVPDRDVISLDADRALAPHRMMPPPAEIADLTVRLISHGARLVAVVETIPESEHSVRAKGALKDWYDLTDGGPGEGAMANWVHMRAMARMCRTFMDYLGERDRERQRDGRRRT, encoded by the coding sequence GTGACAGACGACAGAACAGGTGGCACAGGCGAAAACGCGCACACCACGCAATCCACGCCGACCGCCCACCCGACCAACACCCCATCATCCACTTTTCCCTCGGTCCCGGACCGTGACGTCATCAGCCTCGACGCGGACCGGGCCCTCGCGCCGCACCGCATGATGCCGCCACCGGCCGAGATCGCCGATCTGACCGTCCGGCTGATCAGCCACGGCGCGCGGCTCGTCGCCGTCGTGGAGACGATCCCCGAATCCGAACACTCCGTACGGGCGAAGGGCGCGCTCAAGGACTGGTACGACCTGACCGACGGCGGCCCCGGCGAGGGAGCCATGGCCAACTGGGTCCATATGCGGGCCATGGCACGCATGTGCCGCACCTTCATGGACTACCTGGGGGAGCGGGACCGCGAGCGGCAACGCGACGGGCGGCGCCGAACGTGA
- a CDS encoding GNAT family N-acetyltransferase: MSDVRSAARPRIRVVAPGELTEAEAGAWRALRAASGAPANPFMEPEFTAAVGEVRRGARVAVVRDGGSAGSGGNAWGGEPVGFFPYEKGPLGLGRAIGLGVSDCQGGVFRAGLGLSARELLKGCALSTWEFDNLEAGQGLFVPAAAEELESPVIDVGEGYEAYEAVLRARSPKFFRTTTAKERRLARQVGEVRFVFDERDPAALRTLMEWKSAQYRRTGRRDRFAKEWISTLVRRLAATRTPACSGVLSVLYVADRPVAAHFGLRSRTVLSCWFPAYEPEFARYSPGLILHLRMAEAAAGAGIGLLDLGRGAAEYKDALKTGGLRVYEGSAARPGARAALHRLSKEPSRRAHSFVRNRPALARYAQRTLNRAGRLRGR, from the coding sequence TTGAGCGATGTACGCAGTGCCGCACGCCCGCGCATCCGGGTGGTGGCGCCGGGGGAACTGACCGAGGCGGAAGCCGGGGCATGGCGCGCGTTGCGCGCCGCGTCGGGGGCGCCGGCCAATCCGTTCATGGAACCGGAGTTCACGGCGGCGGTCGGCGAGGTCCGGCGGGGGGCCCGGGTCGCCGTCGTACGGGACGGCGGAAGCGCCGGGAGCGGCGGAAACGCCTGGGGTGGCGAACCGGTCGGCTTCTTCCCGTACGAGAAGGGGCCGCTGGGCCTGGGCAGGGCGATCGGGCTCGGCGTGTCGGACTGCCAGGGCGGGGTGTTCCGGGCGGGGCTCGGGCTGTCGGCGCGCGAACTGCTCAAGGGCTGCGCGCTGTCCACCTGGGAGTTCGACAACCTCGAAGCGGGTCAGGGGCTGTTCGTCCCGGCCGCCGCCGAGGAGCTGGAGTCCCCGGTCATCGACGTGGGGGAGGGGTACGAGGCGTACGAGGCGGTGCTGCGCGCGCGGTCGCCCAAGTTCTTCCGTACGACGACCGCGAAGGAACGCAGGCTGGCCCGCCAGGTCGGCGAGGTCCGCTTCGTCTTCGACGAGCGCGACCCGGCCGCCCTGCGCACCCTCATGGAGTGGAAATCCGCGCAGTACCGCAGGACGGGCCGCCGTGACCGCTTCGCGAAGGAGTGGATCAGTACGCTCGTGCGCCGGCTCGCCGCGACCCGCACGCCCGCGTGCTCCGGCGTGCTCTCCGTGCTGTACGTGGCCGACCGCCCCGTCGCCGCTCACTTCGGGCTGCGCTCGCGCACCGTGCTGTCCTGCTGGTTCCCGGCGTACGAACCGGAGTTCGCCAGGTATTCGCCCGGGCTGATCCTCCATCTGCGGATGGCCGAGGCCGCCGCCGGCGCGGGCATCGGCCTGCTCGACCTGGGGCGCGGGGCGGCGGAGTACAAGGACGCGCTGAAGACCGGCGGGCTGCGGGTGTACGAGGGCTCCGCCGCCCGGCCGGGCGCGCGGGCGGCCCTCCACCGGCTGAGCAAGGAGCCGTCCCGTCGCGCGCACAGCTTCGTACGGAACCGGCCCGCCCTGGCCCGCTACGCGCAGCGGACGCTGAACCGGGCGGGCCGGCTACGGGGCAGATGA